Part of the Flavobacterium sp. MDT1-60 genome, ATTGAAGAGGAGGAATAAGTTGTAGTCAAAGTTTACAATATTGGACTGAAAACGGTTATCTAAAAATAAAATAATTATAAAAAATAAAATGTCATGGGATTAATGAAGGTGTTTTCAGGAAGTGAAGTTTTAGCAATTGCTTTACAGGAAAGATTAGAAGAAGCGGGAGTAGAAACCGTAAAAAAAGATAATATCCAATCAGCTCGTTTGGGAGGCTTTGGCGGAACAGATTTGGCTGTCGAAGTTTTCATTCAGGAAACCGATTTTGCAAAAGCAAATCCGGTTATTGAAGATTTTAGAATGAGCATTTAGATAAGTAATCAGTCTCAGTATTCAGTCACAGTTCGCAGTTATAACACTGAAAACTGTGACTGCGACTGAAAACCCAAAAAAATATGCAATATAAAATGTTGGTACTCG contains:
- a CDS encoding putative signal transducing protein, translated to MGLMKVFSGSEVLAIALQERLEEAGVETVKKDNIQSARLGGFGGTDLAVEVFIQETDFAKANPVIEDFRMSI